GGTTCTGGCTGCCCTCGCCGGCGACCTCGAGTTCGCTCTCGTCGACCTGGACGTCGGGCAGCAGGTCCAGCCCCTCGGTGTCCATGAGGTTCACCAGCGTGTCCCGGTCGGTCCGGACGGCGAAGACGTCGCCCTGGCGGATGGTCTTCGGCCCGAGCGGTTCGAGGAACGTCTCGTCGCCGCGGATCAGCTGCACCAGGTCGACGTCGACGTCGGTCTCCTCGATGGCCTCGCGAACGGTCTGGCCGGTCAGCGGCGAGTCCTCGCGGACGACCACCTCGGTCAGGTACTCGGCCATACCGAACTCCTCGGTGAGGTCCGTCTCGGGCTCGATCCGCTCGGGCGTGAGCCACCGGCCGACGGTCATGAGGTAGACCGAGCCGATCACGAGGACGACGACGCCGAGCTGGGTGAACTCGAACATGGAGAACTCCCCGAGAGCGCCGTAGCGCGCCGGGTCCTCGACGGCCAGCCGGCCCGACAGCTCGCTGGCGAGGATGTTGGTCGACGTGCCGATCAGCGTCAGCGTGCCGCCGAACATCGAGGCGTACGACAGCGGCAGGAGGAGCTTCGACGGGGAGACGCCGTTCTCCCGCGCGAGGTCGGTGATCATCGGCAGCAGGATGGCGACGGCGGCGGTGTTGTTGATGAACCCGGAGATGGGGCCGACGATGCCCACGGTCGCGCCGAGCTGGCGGAACTCGCTGTCGCCGGTCAGTCCGGCGATTTTCGATCCAAGGATCTGGACGACGCCGGTGCGCTGGACGCCCGCCGAGAGGACGAACATCGCGAGTACGGTGATCGTCGCCGTCGAGGAGAAGCCGGACAGCCCGACGGAGACGGGCGAGACCCCGTCGCCGGCCCGGTGGAGAACGTATATCGGCGATCCCAGCAGCCCGGCGTCGGCCGCGACCTCGGTGACGGGCTCGACGAGCAACAGCGTCACCATCACGCCGATGGCCGTCACGTCCACGGGGAGCCGCTCCGTGGCAAACAGGACCAGCGCGGCGAACACGAGCGCGAAGACGACGGCCATCCCCGGCGTGACGGCGCTCAGTTGCACGGTCCGATGGCGGGGCGCGCCGGCGAAAAAAGCCGCGGATCCGGGCGACCGGGCGGTCGGGCGGTCAGTGTCCTCGCCGCGCTGCTGGGCCGGGCCTCAGTGCTCTTCCTCTCGCAGCTCCATCTCCGCGACGATGTCGTAGGGATGCTGCTCCTTGCGCACCCCGTCGAGGATGGCGAAGGCCTGACCGGGGTCGAGGAAGAAGCGGGTGACGGCCCGGCCCAGCGGCGTGGGCTCCAGCCCGTCGATGAACTCGTACTCCAGCAGCTTCCCGATGGCGTGCTTGGTGGGCACCTCGCCGATCATCCGGTCGTTGAGCGCCTTGGCGCGCTTGCCTGCGACGGTGACGTTAGCCAGCGTCTCCTCGACGGCGGCGGACTCGTCGTAGCGGGTGATCACGGGCTCCATCTCGCCCTTGAGGAGCTTGAAGGCCACCTCGTCCTCCGTCATGTCCATGCTGTTGTGATACGAGCAGTCCGGCTCGACGAGCATGTACACGGTGCCCTTGTCGTGGTAGTCCGGGCGGCCAGCGCGACCGAGCATCTGGCTGAACTCCTGGACGGTGAGCCACTCGATGCCCATCGCCAGCGAGTCGAAGACGACCTGCGAGGCCGGGAAGTCGACGCCGGCCGCCAGCGCCGCCGTGGTGACGACGGCGGCGAGGTCCTGGTCGGCGAACTGCCGCTCGACGCGGTTGCGCCGCTTGTTGTCCAGTCCGGCGTGGTACGGCGCCGAGGAGTACTCCAGCTTCCGGGAGATCTCGTGACAGCGCCGCCGGGAGTTGGTGAAGATGATCGTCTGGCCGCGGTAGCCCTTGCTCGACTTCGCGTCGAACGCGCGCCTGACCAGCTTGTTCTCGATGCGGACCTTCTCCTGGCCGTCGGCGAAGGTGACGTGCCGTTCGATGGGCACCGGTCGCTCCTCGAACTCGATGAGCTGCGCCTCCAGCTTCTCGGCGAGGTCGCTCGGGTTCCCAACCGTCGCCGAGAGGTAGATCCACTGGGTATCGCTGGCGCTCTGGTGGGTTTCACAGTAGTACTTGAGCCGCGAGATCAGGCCGTCGAGGCGGTGGCCACGCTCGCCCTCGCCGAGCGTGTGGACCTCGTCGATGACGACCGTCCCGACGTTCCCGAGGTCCTTGCCCGTCCGGAGGGCGTGGTCGATGCCCTCGTAGGTCCCGACGATGACGTCGGCGTCGGGGTCGAAACGACCGCCCTCGCCGTTGATGCGGCTAGAGCCGACCCGCAGTGAGACGTCGACCATGTCGCCGTAGCGCTCCTGGAACTTCTCGTACTTCTGGTTGGCCAGGGCGACCAGCGGCACGAGGAACAGCATCTTCCCCTTGTTGTTGAGCACGCGGTCGAGTCCGGCCATCTCGCCGACGAGGGTCTTCCCGGTCGCCGTCGCCGAGACGACGAGCTGGTCGCGGCCCTCGGTGACGCCGTTCTCGACGGCAAGGCTCTGGACGGGCAGGAGCGTGTCGAACCGCCCCTCCATGTGGTCCTGAATCCCGGGGTGGAGATCCAGCGAGTCGACCCGAACGGGGTCGACGTCGTCGACCGTGGCGGAGATCTCGTCGAACTTCGTCAGGTCGGGGTCGAGTTCGCCCTTCAGGAGGTTCTCGATGCGGTCGAGGTCCTGGACCTCCAGCAGCAGCTCTTCCAGGCGTGCCCGGGCGTCGCCGGTGATGCCGCCGTTGAGCGCCAGCTCCCGGTCCAGCTCCTCGCGGGCGCAGTCCGAACAGATGTACTCGTCGTCGGCCTTGATGGCCGTGTCCTCGGTGATCGGCGAGTAGCGGCCGTCCGAGGCGCAGTACCGACAGGTCCGGACGACCTTCGCCTCCAGCTGGTAGCCGTCCAGCATCTCCTGCACCTCCTCGCGGCCGGGGCCGGAGGTCTGCTGGGAGATGCGGATCCGCGAGGCCCGGCGGGCCAGCTCCACGAACTGGTCCGGGCTGCGGGGCTCCTCGTCGGTCCCGCGCTTGATCCTCAGCCGGCGGGGCCGCGGACCGGCGTCGGTCTGCTTCACTTCGAGCACGCCGTGGAACACCCGCTCCCCGTCGCGGTGGACGGCCACCCGGTAGTCGTCCCCGCGCTCGTGGAGGAACAGCGTGTCGACGCGTGCGACCTGCTGAGACACGGGCGTACATCGACGTGCGAGGTATTTCAGCCGTTCGGACCGCGGTCGGCCCGGGCCGATCGACGAACGTCGACCGCCCGGTTCCAGTGGAAACGGAGGGGGTCCGCCACGGCGGAAATGTAGACGCCACCGCAAACCACTACCCGGTGCCGGTCCGTGTTACCGACGAACGCAGCACCGCGACGGGCGACTGTCCCGCGGCGACCGAACTATGACACGAGACGCAGACCGCTCTCGCCGGCTGACGGCAGACGGAGGCGATCGATGACCCGCCTTGGCGTCGACGTCGGCGGGACGTTCACGGACGTCGTCGCCGTCGACGAGGACGGACACCTCCGCGACGTCAAGGTACCCAGTACGCCCGACAGGCCCGACGACGGCGTGATCGACGGCGTCCGGCGGGCCGCAGAGGCGGGCGTCGACCTCCCGGACGTCGCCTTCCTCGGCCACGGGACGACCGTCGCTACCAACGCCGTCCTCGAGGGGGACCTCGCGCCGACGGCGCTCGTGACGACCGAGGGCTTTCGCGACGTGCTCGAGATCGGCCGGCAGGACCGCGCGGACCTCTACGACCTGAACTTCGAGCGTGCAGCGCCGCTGGTCCCGCGGGAGCGCCGTCTGACCGTCTCCGAGCGGATCGGCCCGGACGGAGCGGTGATCGAGCCCCTGACCGACGACGACGTCGCCGCGCTGGTCGAGGAGCTGCCCGACGACGCGGACGCGGTCGCGGTCTCGACGCTGTTCTCGTTCCGGGACGACGCCCACGAGCGGGCGATCCGCGAGGGGATCCGAGAAGCGGGCCGCGACGGCCTCGCCGTCTCGCTCTCTTCCGAGGTACTGCCCGAGTTCCGGGAGTACGAGCGGACCTCGACGACGGCGCTGAACGCCGCGCTCGGGCCGCGGATGGAGACCTACCTCGGACGGCTGGCCCGCCGGACCCGGGGGACCGGCGTCGACGCGGCCCCGGTCGTGATGCAGTCCCACGGCGGGCTCACGAGCGCCGACGCCGCCGCCGAGCGGCCCGTCGGGACGGTGCTGTCGGGCCCGGCGGCCGGCGTCCGGGGCGCACAGTACCTCGCCGAGGCGGCGGGCCACGAGGACGTGATCACGATGGACATGGGCGGGACGAGCACGGACGTCAGCCTGATCGAGGGCGGGGACCCGTCGCTGACCACGGACTGGGAGATCGCGGGCCACCCGCTCGGCGTCCCCGCCGTCGACGTCCACACCATCGGCGCCGGCGGGGGATCGATCGCCCGGATCGACGCCGGCGGCGCCCTGCGCGTGGGTCCGGAATCGGCTGGCGCGGAGCCGGGACCGGCCGCCTACGGCCGCGGCGGCGAGCGCGCGACGGTGACCGACGCCCACGTCGCCCTCGGGCGGATCCACCCCGACCACCCGCTCGGCGGCGAGCTATCGGTGGACGTCGAGGCGGCCGAGGCGATCGTCGAGCGGGCCGTCGCCGACCCGCTCGGCCAGTCTGTGACCGAGGCCGCCCACGGCGTCCTCGAAGTGGCGCTGGCGAACACGGAGCGGGCGCTCCGGGTCGTCAGCGTCGAGCGCGGCCACGACCCCCGTTCGTTCGCGCTCGTCGCCTTCGGCGGCGCCGGCCCGCTCCACGGCCCCCGCCTCGCCGAGCGCCTGTCGATCCCCACCGTCCTCGTGCCGCGGCTGGCGGGCGTGCTCTCCGGCCTCGGCCTGCTGACCTCCGATCTGGAACACACGTACGTCACCTCCGTGGTCGCTCCCCTCGAAACGGTGGGCGTCGGCGACCTCGACGGCGAGTTCGACGCCCTCGTCGCCGAGGGCCGCGAGACGCTGGCCGCGGAAGGCGTCGACGCGGACGCGATGCGCTTCGAGCGCTCGCTGGACCTCCGCTACGAGGGCCAGTCCTACTCGCTGAACGTCCCCGTCGAGGGCGAGCCGTCGCGGGAAGCCATAGATCGGGCCGCCGACCGCTTCCACGAGCGCCACGAGGCCCAGTACGGCCACGCCGAGCCCGCCGAGCCGGTCGAACTCGTCAACGCCCGCGTGCGGGCGGTCGGCGAGATCCCGGCCGTCGACGTCAGTAGCGAGGTGACGGGGACGGTCGCCGACGCCGCGCTCGGCGACCGCGAGGTCGTCTTCGACGGCAACTGGCGCGAAGTACCGGTGTACGACCACGCGATACTCCCGCCCGGCGGCACGTTCGACGGCCCCGCCGTCGTTCAGGCCGACGCGGCCACGACGGTCGTCCGGCCCGGCCAGTCAGTGCGCGTCGACGACCGCGGGACCCTCGTCGTCTCCACCAGCCACGCATGACCGACGACAGCCAGGACGCGAGCGACGAATCGCAGGGGGAACCAGTCGACCCGGTGACGCTGGAGGTCCTCCGCAACGCCTTCGAGAGCGTCGCCGAGGAGATGAGCGCCAACCTGATCCGGACCAGCTACTCCCCGAACATCACGGAGCGGGCGGACTGCTCGTCGGCCGTCTTCGACGCCGACGGACGCATGCTCGCCCAGGCCGAGAACGTCCCGGTCCACCTCGGGGCGATGCCTCACTCCGTCCGGACGGTGATCGACGCACTGGAGCTGGGCCCGGGCGACACCGCGATCCACAACTCGCCGTTCAGCGGCGGCGCACACCTGCCCGATATCACCTTCGTCAGCCCCGTCTTCGTCGACGGGGAGCGCGTCGCCTACGTCGCCAACCGCGCCCACCACGCCGACGTCGGCGGGGCCCGCGCCGGCAGCGTCGCCGCGGACGCCACCGGCATCTACGGCGAGGGGCTTCAGATCCCGCCCGTCAGGCTGTACGAGGGCGGCGAACCGGTCGACGGCGTCTTCGACCTCCTCCTCGAGAACGTCCGCACGCCCGAGGAGCGCGCCGGCGACCTCCGGGCCCAGCAGGCCGCCACCGAGACCGGCCGCCGCCGGTTCACCGAACTCGTCGCGGAGCACGGCCGCGAGACCGTCGCGGCCGTGACCGACCGCGTGCTCGACTACGGCGAGCGGCGGATGCGCGACGCCGTGGCTGACCTCGCGGACGGCACCTACGGGTTCGTCGACGCCCTCGACGGCGACGGTGCGGGCGCCACGGACGTGGAGATTCGAGCCACGGTCACCGTCGACGGCTCAGCCATCGACGTCGACTTCGCGGGCTCCGCCGAGCAGGTCGCCGGGCCGATCAACGCCCCCATCGCCGTGACGACCAGCGCCACCTACTACGCGCTCCGTGCGATCACGGACCCGGACGTCCCGCCGAACCACGGTGCCTACCGGCCGTTCTCCGTCTCCGCTCCGGAGGGGACAGTTGTCAACGCCCGCTCGCCCGCCGCCGTCGTCGGCGGGAACCTGGAGACATCCCAGCGGGTCGTCGACGTGGTCCTCGGCGCGATGGCCGAGGCAGGCGTCCACGCGAACGACGTGAGTGTGGGCTCGAAAGACGAGCGGAGCGAGTCTTTCGGCGTCAGCCCGATCGCCGCCGCAGCGAACGGCTCGATGAACAACGTCACCGTCGGGAGCACGGGGGACGCCGCGGAGCCGTACACCTTCTACGAGACCATCGGCGGCGGCTACGGCGCCCGGCCCGAGCGCGACGGCGTCGACGGCGTCCACGCGCACATGACGAACACGAAGAACACGCCCGTCGAGGCGCTGGAACTGTCCTACCCGCTCCGGGTCGAGCGGTACGAACTCCGTCCCGACACCGGCGGTGCCGGCCACCGGCGCGGCGGACTGGGCATCCGGCGGGACGTCCGCGTCCTCGACCACGACGCCTCGTTCTCGCTACTGGCCGACCGCCGTCGCAACCGCCCCTACGGCCTCGACGGCGGCGAACCCGGCGCCCCCGGCGACGACAGAGTCGTCGAGAGCGGCGAGGAGCGGTCCATCGAGGGGATGACCGCGCTGGAGCTCTCGGCCGACGACCTCGTCAGCATCCGGACGCCCGGCGGCGGCGGGTTCGGTCCGCCCGGGGAGCGGTCCGTCGAGGCCATCGAGCAGGACCTGAAACAGGACCGGGTGACCCCCGAGCACGTCGCCGAGCACTACCCGCAGTACGGGAGCGGAAACAAGGGCGGGGACGAACAGGGCGAGGACGGGTGAGAAGCGCTACTCGTCGTCGACCAGTTCGATCGAGTCGTCGCCGGTCGGGACCGCACAGAGGAAGGCCGCTCGCTCGTCGCCGTCGTTCTCGTACCAGTGGGTCGCGCCCGCGGGCACGTGGATCGAGTCGCCGGCCTCGACCTCGTACTCCTCGCCCTCGATGCCGACCGTGTACTCGCCAGCGAGGACGTGCTGCTCGTGCTCGATCTCGTTGGTGTGGCGCGGGACCTCACCGCCCGCCGCCAGCGTGAACCGCCGGATCGCGACGTTCGGCGCGCCGTGGTCCTCGTTCAGGAGCACGCCCTTCTCCAGTCCCTCCGCCGCGTCGACCGTCTCGTACTCGATCTCCGAGGCGCTGCGTACCAGTGGCTCGCTCATGCCCGCCGGAACGGACGGATCGGTGATATGTATGTCGGGTTTCCGAAACCAGCAGCGGGCCCGCCGGTGTGAACAGCCGGAAAGCCCCGACCAGTTCGACTCGGGCGGTCGCTGCGCGCGCTCGCTCCGCTCGCGTGCTTTCGTCGCCCGTCTTCCCGGAGCGTCCGGGGGCTTTCTGGCTGTTCTTGCCCGTAGTGGTAGCACTCACGGCTGTGTCCCGGACTGCTCTTCCTAGGCCCAGCGCTCTTAAGGCCGAGCCCACGGTAGCCCCACGCATGCGACGGTTCCGCATCGGCAGCGCGTTCGGGATCCCGATCCAGCTGGATCTGACCTTCCTGCTGGTGTTGCCGCTGTTCGCCTGGATCATCGGGACCCAGATCGAGCAGACGGCGGCGATCCTCAACCGGGTCGGCGCGGGGCTCGACGCGGAGGTGCTGACGGAGGGGCTCCTCCCGTGGGTGCTGGGCGTCGCCGCCGCGGTGGGCCTGTTCGCCGGCGTCGTCCTGCACGAACTGGGGCACTCGCTGGTGGCGACGCGGTACGGCTACCCGATCGACTCGATCACGCTGTGGCTGTTCGGCGGCATCGCGCAACTAGACGAACTCCCCGAGGACTGGCGGGAGGAACTACTCATCGCCGTCGCTGGCCCGATCGTCAGCGTCGGCGTGGGACTGGCGGCGGGCCTTGGCTTTCTCCTGGTCCCGGGCGACGGCGTCGCGGCCAGCGGGGCGCGGTTCGTCCTCGGGTACCTGGCCGTCCTCAACGTCGCGCTCGCGGGGTTCAACATGCTCCCCGGGTTCCCGATGGACGGCGGCCGCGTCCTGCGGGCGCTGCTGGCCCGCTCGCGCCCCTACGCCCGCGCGACCGAGATCGCCGCCGAGGTGGGGAAGATGTTCGCCGTCCTGCTGGGCATCTACGGCCTGTTCGTCTTCAACCTCTTCCTGGTGGGCCTGGCCTTCTTCGTCTACATCGGCGCCGAGGGCGAGTCCCGTCAGACCGTCATGCGCGCCGCCTTCGAGGGCGTCACCGTCCGCGACGTGATGACGCCCGCCGACCGAGTCACCGCCGTCGACCCCGACGACTCCGTTCGCGAACTGATCGAGACGATGTTCGAGGAGCGCCACACCGGGTACCCCGTCGAACGGAACGGCGCCGTGGTCGGCCTCGTCACCCTCGACGACGCCCGCGCCGTCCGCGACGTCGAGCGGGACGCCTACACCGTCGGCGACATCATGACGACCGAACTCATCGCCGTCGCCCCCGACGACGACGTGATGAGCGCGCTGAACCAGCTCGAGGGGAACGAGGTCGGCCGACTGATCGTCCTCGAGGACGAGGAGTTCGTCGGCCTGCTCACCCGCACCGACGTCATGACCGCGCTGTCGATCATCCGCTCCAGCCCCGACTACGCCGCGACCGACGAGAGCGACGCCACCGTGTTTCGGCCGCAGTCGTAGGGGATGTAGTCGGTGGCGGTCCAGTTCTAGACGGTGGCCGGCGCGGGCGTCCCTGGAGCCGTCGTCGCGATGCCCGCCCGCCAGTGGAGTTCCGCCCGCGAGATCCCGCCGAACTCCGCCCGGCGGTGACAGGACGGACACAGCGACACGACGTTGTCAAGCGTGTGGGCGTCCCGCTCCGCGAACACCGGCGTCTCGACGAAGACCCTGACCGGGACGACGTGGTGGACGTCCGGATTCCGGCCCAGTTCGTCGTCGTCGGTGCCACAGACCACGCAGGCGTGCCCGTCGCGCTCCAGCGCCCGCTCGCGGACCTCGTTCCACCCCTTGCCGTACGGCCCCACACCGCCGCCCTCCCAGTTCGGGTGCCCCTCGCCGGTGAAGGCGTCGGAGAGCCACTCGTACTGGCACTCCGGACCGCAGAGGGTCGCGTCGCCGGTGACCTGATTCGGGTACCGTTCGACCGTCGCGTCGCAGACGTCGCAGGAGAGGGTCAGTTTGCCGCCGTTCCAGCGGGGTTCTTGTCGCCTGAGATGTCCCGCCTCGGGCGCCACGACTTGATCTCGACACACTCTGGACAGAATCGTCCGGGTTTCTCCGACGGGTAGTACTCGAAGGAAGTCCCACAGATCTCGCAGTCCGTCTCCTCTTTCGCGTTCCGATAGTTCGGATTATCCTCGCCTGCATAGGACACTGCGCTGTCGTGGCAAGCGTCAGAACAGTACTTCTTGTCGTAGCTGCTGTAGAACTCGTCTCCACACTCAGCGCAAGTGCGGTTCGGGAGTCGCTCGTCGTGTACGGAACTGTGGTGACTCCGAAACCGCGTCGCGTACCGAACGATTCCCCTGCACGTCGGGCATTCGTGATCCGCAATATATTACGGTATCTATGACGTGATTATAAACCCAATCCGACCGGGGTGGAAGTAGAACTGTCGAAGGCAAACAAACGTCGAACTAATCGGCGGAAGGTGTTAGAAGCTAAACCAGTCCGGGCGCGGGAATCGAACCCACTTCACAGCCACCACAAGGCTGTAGGATACCATTACCCCAGCCCGGACACGCTCTCCACTCACATCTATCCCGCTGGGACAAATATACGTTACGACATCGGCCGCGCTCCGTGCGCCTTTTACCCGAGAACGACCTACGAGCTGTCAAGCGTGGCCATCACGGACAAGATCTACGTCAAGAACCACCGGCAGCTCGCCTCGCAGCTGGAGACGTCCTTCCCGAAGGGGGCGTTCAAGGGGGCGACGCTGGACGTCCTCTTCCAGGGGGAGGGGCTGGCGAAGCTAGACGAGGCCAGCCGGGAGCGGGTACTGGAGTTCGCGGAGGACTTCATGGACTGCGACTGCCAGGCCAGCCCGCACTGCGGCTGTCCGGAGCGGAAGTTCACCCGGTACCTGCTGGAGTTACGCGAGCAGGGGCTGGGACCGGACGCCATCGTCGACGTGATGGGCGACGACTACATGCTGTACGCGTACCCCGGCGACGTCCTCTCCTTCCTGGACGACTCCGTGCGGACGCTGGAGGCGGTCGAGGCGCTGGCGGACGTCGACGGTCGGGACGAGGTGGCTGAGCAAGCCAGACAGAAGCGAGACGAACTGGTCTGAAGCGGGCGAGGGCGGGCAACGGACGGGGCGGCGTCGGACCGAGTCGCCCCGGGCTATACCTCGTCGAAGCTGCCGATCCGGTAGGAGGCGTCCTCGTCGTCGTCGCCGTCGAGGTCCTCCAGCTGGACGACGTCCTCCTCGTCGTGCTCGTCGAGTTGCTGGCGCAGTGTGGTGACGTAGCGCTTGTGTTCCTCCAGCTGCTCGCGGAGGTGCTCGGCCTCGAGTTCGAGGCGCTCGTGCTCGCGGACGAAGCTCTTGGGGACTTCGACCTTCGGCGGGAAGCTCTCGGTGTCCTCGCTCTCGGACGTCTCCGAGAGCTCGTGCTCGGGGACGACCTCGACCTGGCCGTCGTGGGCGACGAGCATGTCGACGTAGTCGCGGAAGACGGCGGACAGGGAGATGTCGCGCTCCTCGGCGATGTCCCGGAGCGTCTCGAACTTCTCCTGGCTGACCCGGAAGGAGATGGTCTTGTTCTTGTTGCCCATCAGTGGCTTCCAGTAGGTAGTTCATCCCACTTAATCGTTTGTCAGACAGTCTCAGGACTGGGCGAACGTGAAAAACCGGCGGCGGCGGTGGCGATTCGCGGCACTGAGTGAGGGCCGCGGAATCAGCCGCCTGAAACGGTCGCTGGCTTACTCCGCGACGCTCGCTTCGCCCGTCTCTCGCTGCTCTTCCTCCAGCGATTCCAGCGCGCCGACGACGGTCCGGCGGTAGTTCTCCACGGGGAGGTCGTACTCCTCGCGGGCCATCTCGGCGTACTCGTTGGTCTCCTCGTCGAACGCCTGGATGCGCTCGATGGTCCGCTCGGCGGTCTCCACGACCCAGCGGTCGCGGGTGGCCTCGTCGACCAGCGAGATAGACTCCGGACGGATGGAGACGTTCACGTCGCCCTCGTCGGTCTCGTAGGTGCGGGGCTTGCCGACCACGGAGACGTAGGCGGGCGGCTCCAGCTCACGGAGCATCGAGGCGGCGTCGGGCTGGTACTGGCCGGCGTACATGAAGAACGTGTCGCCGTTGGGGTCGACGAGGCGACCCTGCCAGTACTCGCTGTCCTCGCCGACGTCTTCGGTCTCGGTGAGGGTGCCGACGACGAAGATGCGGTTGGCCTTCGCGCCGGTGGGCAGCAGCAGGTAGACCGGGGCGCGGTCGTCGTCACTTTCCTTGAACGTGTAGCTCGCGTCGTTGAACTCGTCTGCGAAGACGCGGCGGGCGACTTCGCGGGTGGGCGTGGATGCCATCTCAGATCGACCTCGCTTTGATGAGGGCGGCTTCCGGATCGACCGGATCGTCCAGCAGCTCCTGTTCGTCGGCCAGCACGTAGCGGCCGAAGGTCGGACCGGTGACGCGGTAGTAGCGCCCCAGGACCTTCTCGCGCATCTCGTCGGCCACGACGGTGGTGTCCAGGGCGTCCATCGCCATCTCCTGGGCCTCTTCGAGGGTGATGCCGGTCAGCGCCTCGGTGGCCGCCTCGTCGAAGATGACCTCGGTCACGTCGTCGCCGTCGTCCAGCACGCCCTTGATACGGAGGTCGAACTCGCCCTCGACCTCGCCGTGCTCGGAACAGCGGCCGTTCTGGAGGACGCGCGTGCAGTCCTCCTCGGGGCAGCGCTTGATCAGGCCGGAGCCGGACTGGATGTCGACGAGGGCCCCCTCGACCTCGACGCTCTCGTCGCCGACTTCGATGTCCTCGTCCAGTTCCTCGATGGTGGTCGTCCGGTTGAGCTTCACCGAGAACCGACCCTGGTACTCGTCGGTGACGACGTTCCGGAGGTCGTAGACTTTGCCCTCCTCCAGCTCGGGGAGGTCGGACTTCGACCACTTGGTGAACTTGATCGTGCCCGTCTCGTCACCGAGGAGGCCGACCTGGGCGACGGCGTCCGCGGTCGCGTCCCAGAGGTCGACGACCTTGGCCGTGATGTCGACCCACTCCTCGGGGGCGTCGACGTCGGTGACCTGCACCCGGTCGTTCTCGCCGCCGGAGAGCTGGTCGCGGTCCATGCCCGCCTCGTCGAGGTACGTGCTGACGACGCTGCGGCGCGCCTCGCTGACGGGCACCTTGTACTCGTCGACCAGCGTCTCGAGGCGCTCCTCGATCTCGTCGACGCTCAGGTCTAACTGGTCGGAGAACTGCTCGTGTATCTCGTCCGCGTGTGTACGCAAATCCGTCATTGCTATCTCTGTCTCCGCGTGGTTTCGGTGGGAGACAACTGACTCTTGGTCGCCTTCCCGTATAAACCCTCGTCGACCGCAGTGAAAGTGAACGGCGGCGACTGAGACGTCTCAGACGCGCATCTGCGCGAGAAGATTCTTGAATCCGGAACCGGAACTGGGGGTATGGACGACGACACCGAGCGCGTCCAGCGGTTCATCCGCTCGACGCTCCGCTCGGTTGGCCGCCAGCTCGAAGAGGCGAAGGTGGCCTACACGGACGCCAAGCGCTCGGCCCTGGCCGAACTCCCCCAGAACGACGACGGCAAGGCCCGCATCGTCTGCCGCCGCCACGCCGAGCGCCGCGCCGTCCGCCT
This genomic interval from Halomicrobium urmianum contains the following:
- a CDS encoding cupin domain-containing protein, translated to MSEPLVRSASEIEYETVDAAEGLEKGVLLNEDHGAPNVAIRRFTLAAGGEVPRHTNEIEHEQHVLAGEYTVGIEGEEYEVEAGDSIHVPAGATHWYENDGDERAAFLCAVPTGDDSIELVDDE
- a CDS encoding replication factor A (Replication protein A protects and stabilize the intermediate ssDNA that is generated by the unwinding action of a DNA helicase at the replication fork. In addition, SSBs prevent the formation of secondary structures by single-stranded template DNA.), with product MTDLRTHADEIHEQFSDQLDLSVDEIEERLETLVDEYKVPVSEARRSVVSTYLDEAGMDRDQLSGGENDRVQVTDVDAPEEWVDITAKVVDLWDATADAVAQVGLLGDETGTIKFTKWSKSDLPELEEGKVYDLRNVVTDEYQGRFSVKLNRTTTIEELDEDIEVGDESVEVEGALVDIQSGSGLIKRCPEEDCTRVLQNGRCSEHGEVEGEFDLRIKGVLDDGDDVTEVIFDEAATEALTGITLEEAQEMAMDALDTTVVADEMREKVLGRYYRVTGPTFGRYVLADEQELLDDPVDPEAALIKARSI
- a CDS encoding HNH endonuclease, which codes for MAPEAGHLRRQEPRWNGGKLTLSCDVCDATVERYPNQVTGDATLCGPECQYEWLSDAFTGEGHPNWEGGGVGPYGKGWNEVRERALERDGHACVVCGTDDDELGRNPDVHHVVPVRVFVETPVFAERDAHTLDNVVSLCPSCHRRAEFGGISRAELHWRAGIATTAPGTPAPATV
- a CDS encoding site-2 protease family protein — encoded protein: MRRFRIGSAFGIPIQLDLTFLLVLPLFAWIIGTQIEQTAAILNRVGAGLDAEVLTEGLLPWVLGVAAAVGLFAGVVLHELGHSLVATRYGYPIDSITLWLFGGIAQLDELPEDWREELLIAVAGPIVSVGVGLAAGLGFLLVPGDGVAASGARFVLGYLAVLNVALAGFNMLPGFPMDGGRVLRALLARSRPYARATEIAAEVGKMFAVLLGIYGLFVFNLFLVGLAFFVYIGAEGESRQTVMRAAFEGVTVRDVMTPADRVTAVDPDDSVRELIETMFEERHTGYPVERNGAVVGLVTLDDARAVRDVERDAYTVGDIMTTELIAVAPDDDVMSALNQLEGNEVGRLIVLEDEEFVGLLTRTDVMTALSIIRSSPDYAATDESDATVFRPQS
- a CDS encoding DUF7091 family protein; protein product: MDDDTERVQRFIRSTLRSVGRQLEEAKVAYTDAKRSALAELPQNDDGKARIVCRRHAERRAVRLDDEARPACFDPDHPDCQGCAEDVRDGTVETW
- a CDS encoding RPA family protein, with the translated sequence MASTPTREVARRVFADEFNDASYTFKESDDDRAPVYLLLPTGAKANRIFVVGTLTETEDVGEDSEYWQGRLVDPNGDTFFMYAGQYQPDAASMLRELEPPAYVSVVGKPRTYETDEGDVNVSIRPESISLVDEATRDRWVVETAERTIERIQAFDEETNEYAEMAREEYDLPVENYRRTVVGALESLEEEQRETGEASVAE
- a CDS encoding CopG family transcriptional regulator, with amino-acid sequence MGNKNKTISFRVSQEKFETLRDIAEERDISLSAVFRDYVDMLVAHDGQVEVVPEHELSETSESEDTESFPPKVEVPKSFVREHERLELEAEHLREQLEEHKRYVTTLRQQLDEHDEEDVVQLEDLDGDDDEDASYRIGSFDEV
- a CDS encoding DUF5814 domain-containing protein, producing MAITDKIYVKNHRQLASQLETSFPKGAFKGATLDVLFQGEGLAKLDEASRERVLEFAEDFMDCDCQASPHCGCPERKFTRYLLELREQGLGPDAIVDVMGDDYMLYAYPGDVLSFLDDSVRTLEAVEALADVDGRDEVAEQARQKRDELV